From one Gracilinanus agilis isolate LMUSP501 chromosome 5, AgileGrace, whole genome shotgun sequence genomic stretch:
- the CBX7 gene encoding chromobox protein homolog 7 — translation MKEGFQEESDSQVGFEGYCMNHWQISGLDRREGYSTWEPEEHILDPRLVLAYEENGPTKLSPCLCLSSVAVVGGDPTEGGPPWIPTHPPSEVTVTDITANSITVTFREAQAAEGFFRDRSGHF, via the exons ATGAAGGAGGGCTTCCAGGAGGAGTCAGATTCCCAGGTAGGCTTTGAAGGCTACTGCATGAACCATTGGCAAATCTCAGGCTTAGACAGGAGAGAAGG GTACAGCACATGGGAGCCCGAGGAGCACATCTTGGATCCCCGCCTTGTCTTGGCTTATGAGGAGAA TGGTCCAACGAAGCTCtccccctgtctctgtctctcctccgtGGCTGTGGTAGGTGGTGACCCGACGGAAGGGGGCCCCCCCTGGATCCCCACGCACCCCCCTTCCGAAGTGACGGTGACCGATATCACAGCCAACTCCATCACCGTCACCTTTCGGGAAGCGCAGGCCGCCGAAGGCTTCTTCCGGGACCGGAGCGGGCACTTCTGA